From a single Oreochromis niloticus isolate F11D_XX linkage group LG3, O_niloticus_UMD_NMBU, whole genome shotgun sequence genomic region:
- the LOC100698992 gene encoding NACHT, LRR and PYD domains-containing protein 3 isoform X2: MVPVPEPQPITHYQQMLQSNFQDKFMCAQEGWAEDIQHLADIYTELYITAGYDIHINIQHEVRQIEKAWKPEETEKAVKPTDIFKHPSGEYRPIKTVMTNGIAGIGKTFLVHKFVLDWAEQRSNQDVHLVFPFTFRQLNRLKGEKFSLAELIHECIPETVGITEEALNYIFKDIQSSGITNYDKSKFKLLFVFDGLDESRLHLDFHSEDIRSVDVTKSTKTDVLLRKLINGKLLRSAHIWITTRPAAANQIPREFISSTTEVRGFTDPQKEEYFRKRFKGKEQAVKIISHIKTTGSLHIMCHIPVFCWITATVLEDVLKTRGGQLPKTLTEMYAEFLVFQIDRTKEKYGPQKSIEYIKSLAKLAFQQLDKGNLIFYEKDLRKSSTDVSEASVCSGVFTEIFKEERGRKGKDEMFSFVHLSVQEFLAALYVRMSLNNSNINVMPLPQPSLKNLRLLLSKTSSKKIHRISIDRALQSPNGHLDLFLRFLLGLSLQTNQDKLQDLLMTKDSGTETNRKTVQYIKKKLNENLSPDRCINLFHCLNELNDRSLVEEIQQSLSSGSLSTDQLSSAQWSALVFILLSSEKDLDVFDLKKYSASEEALLRLLPVVKASHRALLSGCNLSERSCGAMLSVISSRSTNLRELDLNNNDLWDSGVKLLSVGLESLHCTLEALRLSGCLITQDGCTSLVLALNSNPSHLRELDLSYNHPGDSGMKLLSSLLDDPRWRLSTLRLDHGGQHRLKPGLRKYSCDLKLDTNSVHRKLKLSDNNRRVTAVTEEQPYPDHPERFEYWLQLLCTNGLTGRCYWEVKWSGEVHISVTYRGVTGRGGSNDSRFGVNSQSWSLRCSDADQYSVCHNNRRTDLSFSSSSSSVSNRVAVYVDCPAGTLSFYRVSSDDTLNHLHTFNTTFTQTLYPGFWLLSYGSSVSLCSL; encoded by the exons ATGGTTCCAGTACCAGAGCCTCAACCCATCACGCATTACCAACAGATGCTTCAATCAAACTTCCAGGACAAGTTTATGTGTGCACAAGAAGGGTGGGCAGAAGATATACAGCATCTGGCTGatatctacacagaactatacatcACAGCTGGGTATGACATACATATCAACATACAGCATGAGGTCCGGCAGATTGAAAAGGCATGGAAGCCGGAAGAAACAGAGAAAGCTGTTAAACCCACAGACATATTCAAACATCCTTCTGGAGAATACAGACCCATTAAAACAGTGATGACCAATGGAATCGCAGGAATTGGAAAAACTTTCCTTGTTCACAAGTTTGTGTTGGACTGGGCTGAACAAAGATCCAATCAAGATGTGCATCTGGTTTTCCCCTTCACCTTCCGTCAGCTGAATCGACTGAAGGGAGAAAAGTTCAGTTTGGCAGAGCTCATTCATGAATGTATCCCAGAAACTGTAGGCATCACAGAGGAGGCTCTTAATTACATCTTTAAAGATATTCAGTCATCGGGAATCACCAACTATGAcaaaagtaaattcaaacttctgtttgtgtttgatgGGCTGGATGAGAGCCGCCTTCATCTCGACTTTCATTCTGAAGATATTCGCTCTGTCGATGTAACAAAGTCAACTAAAACAGATGTCTTGTTGAGAAAACTCATCAATGGAAAATTACTACGCTCTGCTCAcatctggataaccacacggcctgcagcagccaatcagatccctcgagagtttatcagcagcacaacagaggtcagagggttcactgacccacagaaggaggagtacttcaggaagagattcaaaGGTAAGGAGCAAGCTGTCaaaatcatctcccacatcaagacaacaggaagcctccacatcatgtgccatatcccagtcttctgctggatcactgctacagttctagaagatgtgctgaaaaccagaggaggacagctgcccaagaccctgactgagatgtatgCAGAGTTCCTGGTGTTTCAGATTGATCGGACAAAAGAAAAGTATGGCCCACAGAAAAGCATTGAATACATTAAGTCATTAGCAAAACTTGCCTTTCAGCAACTGGACAAGGgcaacctgatcttctatgaaaaAGATCTGAGAAAGAGCAGCACTGATGTTAGTGAAGCCTCGGTAtgctcaggagtgttcacagaGATCTTCAAAGAAGAGCGAGGAAGGAAAGGGAAAGATGAGATGTTCAGCTTtgtccatctgagtgttcaggagtttctggctgctctttaTGTAAGGATGTCACTTAATAACAGCAACATAAATGTCATGCCTTTACCACAACCATCACTGAAAAACCTTCGACTGCTTTTAAGTAAGACATCTTCAAAGAAGATCCACAGGATTTCCATTGACAGGGCCTtgcagagtccaaatggacacctggacttatTCCttcgcttcctcctgggtctatcactgcagaccaatcaggatAAACTGCAGGACCTGTTAATGACGAAAGATAGTGGCACAGAGACCAATCGGAAAACAGTCCAatacatcaagaagaagctcaaTGAGAATCTGTCTCCAGACAGatgcatcaatctgttccactgtctgaatgagcTAAATGATCGTTCTCtggtggaggagatccaacagtccctgagttcaggaagtctctccacagatcAACTGTCttctgctcagtggtcagctctggtcttcatcttactgtcatcagaaaaagatctggatgtgtttgacctgaagaaatactctgcttcagaggaggctcttctgaggctgttGCCAGTTGTCAAAGCCTCCCACAGAGCTCT GCTAAGTGGCTGCAATCTGTCAGAAAGAAGTTGTGGAGCTATGTTATCAGTCATCAGCTCACGGTCGACTAATCTAAGAGAACTGGACCTGAATAACAATGACCTGTGGGATTCTGGAGTGAAGCTGCTGTCTGTGGGATTGGAGAGTCTACACTGTACACTGGAGGCTCTGAG gctctcaggctgtctgatcactcAGGATGGTTGTACTTCTCTGGTATTAGCTCTGAACTCCAACCCCTCACATTTGAGAGAGCtagacctgagctacaatcatccaggagactcgGGCATGAAGCTGCTGTCTAGCTTACTGGATGATCCACGCTGGAGACTGAGCACTCTCAG GCTGGACCATGGTGGACAGCACAGGCTGAAACCTGGTCTGAggaagt ATTCCTGTGATCTTAAACTGGACACAAACTCAGTGCACAGAAAACTTAAACTGTCCGACAACAACAGAAGAGTGACGGCAGTAACAGAGGAGCAGCCTTATCCTGATCACCCAGAGAGGTTTGAGTACTGGCTTCAGCTGCTGTGTacaaatggtctgactggtcgctgttactgggaggttaAGTGGAGCGGAGAGGTTCACATTTCAGTGACTTACAGAGGAGTCACAGGGAGAGGAGGCAGCAATGACAGCAGGTTTGGAGTAAACAGTCAGTCGTGGAGTTTGAGGTGCTCCGATGCTGATCAGTACTCTGTGTGTCACAATAACAGGAGAACAGacctctccttctcctcctcctcctcctctgtctctaacagagtagcagtgtatgtggactgtcctgctggcactctgtccttctacagagtctcctctgatgACACTCTGaaccacctccacaccttcaacaccacattcactcaaactctttatcctgggttctGGTTATTGTCATACGGTTCTTCAGTGTCTCTTTGCTCTCTGTAG
- the LOC100698992 gene encoding NACHT, LRR and PYD domains-containing protein 12 isoform X1, protein MMSEDLLNTLEDLGDEEFNKFKWFLQQTDVIQGPMTIKKSRLETTSRWDTVDLMVQTYRLSGAVEVTRRVLERISRNDLLLSLSVIRSRPEVNVSDLTSQTQAPLPQTEDVMVPVPEPQPITHYQQMLQSNFQDKFMCAQEGWAEDIQHLADIYTELYITAGYDIHINIQHEVRQIEKAWKPEETEKAVKPTDIFKHPSGEYRPIKTVMTNGIAGIGKTFLVHKFVLDWAEQRSNQDVHLVFPFTFRQLNRLKGEKFSLAELIHECIPETVGITEEALNYIFKDIQSSGITNYDKSKFKLLFVFDGLDESRLHLDFHSEDIRSVDVTKSTKTDVLLRKLINGKLLRSAHIWITTRPAAANQIPREFISSTTEVRGFTDPQKEEYFRKRFKGKEQAVKIISHIKTTGSLHIMCHIPVFCWITATVLEDVLKTRGGQLPKTLTEMYAEFLVFQIDRTKEKYGPQKSIEYIKSLAKLAFQQLDKGNLIFYEKDLRKSSTDVSEASVCSGVFTEIFKEERGRKGKDEMFSFVHLSVQEFLAALYVRMSLNNSNINVMPLPQPSLKNLRLLLSKTSSKKIHRISIDRALQSPNGHLDLFLRFLLGLSLQTNQDKLQDLLMTKDSGTETNRKTVQYIKKKLNENLSPDRCINLFHCLNELNDRSLVEEIQQSLSSGSLSTDQLSSAQWSALVFILLSSEKDLDVFDLKKYSASEEALLRLLPVVKASHRALLSGCNLSERSCGAMLSVISSRSTNLRELDLNNNDLWDSGVKLLSVGLESLHCTLEALRLSGCLITQDGCTSLVLALNSNPSHLRELDLSYNHPGDSGMKLLSSLLDDPRWRLSTLRLDHGGQHRLKPGLRKYSCDLKLDTNSVHRKLKLSDNNRRVTAVTEEQPYPDHPERFEYWLQLLCTNGLTGRCYWEVKWSGEVHISVTYRGVTGRGGSNDSRFGVNSQSWSLRCSDADQYSVCHNNRRTDLSFSSSSSSVSNRVAVYVDCPAGTLSFYRVSSDDTLNHLHTFNTTFTQTLYPGFWLLSYGSSVSLCSL, encoded by the exons atgatgtcagaggacCTTTTAAACACTCTGGAAGATCTGGGAGATGAAGAGTTTAATAAATTCAAGTGGTTCCTACAGCAGACCGATGTCATTCAAGGCCCCATGACCATCAAGAAGAGCCGACTGGAAACAACAAGCAGGTGGGACACCGTGGACCTGATGGTGCAGACCTACAGACTTTCTGGAGCTGTTGAGGTGACCAGAAGGGTTTTAGAGAGGATCAGCAGGAATGACCTGCTGCTCAGTTTGTCTGTTATCAGGTCCAGACCCGAAG TGAATGTCAGTGATTTGACCTCTCAGACTCaggctcctcttcctcagactGAAG ATGTGATGGTTCCAGTACCAGAGCCTCAACCCATCACGCATTACCAACAGATGCTTCAATCAAACTTCCAGGACAAGTTTATGTGTGCACAAGAAGGGTGGGCAGAAGATATACAGCATCTGGCTGatatctacacagaactatacatcACAGCTGGGTATGACATACATATCAACATACAGCATGAGGTCCGGCAGATTGAAAAGGCATGGAAGCCGGAAGAAACAGAGAAAGCTGTTAAACCCACAGACATATTCAAACATCCTTCTGGAGAATACAGACCCATTAAAACAGTGATGACCAATGGAATCGCAGGAATTGGAAAAACTTTCCTTGTTCACAAGTTTGTGTTGGACTGGGCTGAACAAAGATCCAATCAAGATGTGCATCTGGTTTTCCCCTTCACCTTCCGTCAGCTGAATCGACTGAAGGGAGAAAAGTTCAGTTTGGCAGAGCTCATTCATGAATGTATCCCAGAAACTGTAGGCATCACAGAGGAGGCTCTTAATTACATCTTTAAAGATATTCAGTCATCGGGAATCACCAACTATGAcaaaagtaaattcaaacttctgtttgtgtttgatgGGCTGGATGAGAGCCGCCTTCATCTCGACTTTCATTCTGAAGATATTCGCTCTGTCGATGTAACAAAGTCAACTAAAACAGATGTCTTGTTGAGAAAACTCATCAATGGAAAATTACTACGCTCTGCTCAcatctggataaccacacggcctgcagcagccaatcagatccctcgagagtttatcagcagcacaacagaggtcagagggttcactgacccacagaaggaggagtacttcaggaagagattcaaaGGTAAGGAGCAAGCTGTCaaaatcatctcccacatcaagacaacaggaagcctccacatcatgtgccatatcccagtcttctgctggatcactgctacagttctagaagatgtgctgaaaaccagaggaggacagctgcccaagaccctgactgagatgtatgCAGAGTTCCTGGTGTTTCAGATTGATCGGACAAAAGAAAAGTATGGCCCACAGAAAAGCATTGAATACATTAAGTCATTAGCAAAACTTGCCTTTCAGCAACTGGACAAGGgcaacctgatcttctatgaaaaAGATCTGAGAAAGAGCAGCACTGATGTTAGTGAAGCCTCGGTAtgctcaggagtgttcacagaGATCTTCAAAGAAGAGCGAGGAAGGAAAGGGAAAGATGAGATGTTCAGCTTtgtccatctgagtgttcaggagtttctggctgctctttaTGTAAGGATGTCACTTAATAACAGCAACATAAATGTCATGCCTTTACCACAACCATCACTGAAAAACCTTCGACTGCTTTTAAGTAAGACATCTTCAAAGAAGATCCACAGGATTTCCATTGACAGGGCCTtgcagagtccaaatggacacctggacttatTCCttcgcttcctcctgggtctatcactgcagaccaatcaggatAAACTGCAGGACCTGTTAATGACGAAAGATAGTGGCACAGAGACCAATCGGAAAACAGTCCAatacatcaagaagaagctcaaTGAGAATCTGTCTCCAGACAGatgcatcaatctgttccactgtctgaatgagcTAAATGATCGTTCTCtggtggaggagatccaacagtccctgagttcaggaagtctctccacagatcAACTGTCttctgctcagtggtcagctctggtcttcatcttactgtcatcagaaaaagatctggatgtgtttgacctgaagaaatactctgcttcagaggaggctcttctgaggctgttGCCAGTTGTCAAAGCCTCCCACAGAGCTCT GCTAAGTGGCTGCAATCTGTCAGAAAGAAGTTGTGGAGCTATGTTATCAGTCATCAGCTCACGGTCGACTAATCTAAGAGAACTGGACCTGAATAACAATGACCTGTGGGATTCTGGAGTGAAGCTGCTGTCTGTGGGATTGGAGAGTCTACACTGTACACTGGAGGCTCTGAG gctctcaggctgtctgatcactcAGGATGGTTGTACTTCTCTGGTATTAGCTCTGAACTCCAACCCCTCACATTTGAGAGAGCtagacctgagctacaatcatccaggagactcgGGCATGAAGCTGCTGTCTAGCTTACTGGATGATCCACGCTGGAGACTGAGCACTCTCAG GCTGGACCATGGTGGACAGCACAGGCTGAAACCTGGTCTGAggaagt ATTCCTGTGATCTTAAACTGGACACAAACTCAGTGCACAGAAAACTTAAACTGTCCGACAACAACAGAAGAGTGACGGCAGTAACAGAGGAGCAGCCTTATCCTGATCACCCAGAGAGGTTTGAGTACTGGCTTCAGCTGCTGTGTacaaatggtctgactggtcgctgttactgggaggttaAGTGGAGCGGAGAGGTTCACATTTCAGTGACTTACAGAGGAGTCACAGGGAGAGGAGGCAGCAATGACAGCAGGTTTGGAGTAAACAGTCAGTCGTGGAGTTTGAGGTGCTCCGATGCTGATCAGTACTCTGTGTGTCACAATAACAGGAGAACAGacctctccttctcctcctcctcctcctctgtctctaacagagtagcagtgtatgtggactgtcctgctggcactctgtccttctacagagtctcctctgatgACACTCTGaaccacctccacaccttcaacaccacattcactcaaactctttatcctgggttctGGTTATTGTCATACGGTTCTTCAGTGTCTCTTTGCTCTCTGTAG